From one Nothobranchius furzeri strain GRZ-AD chromosome 2, NfurGRZ-RIMD1, whole genome shotgun sequence genomic stretch:
- the LOC129161831 gene encoding oocyte zinc finger protein XlCOF6-like isoform X2, translated as MDTDVPQLVLVKEEAPEEQSAGVDQQDPEHLHIKEEQEELWTSLEGEHLCLKEETEAVGFPVTAVSIKSEDDEEKPLVSQLHQQQIEDRDVPTSSSADQMAAETGGGAGTSRNPDLNPHEQTSDSSETEVSGDDEDDDDDDGVNLDSELSDSGSETGDEDDDWNESRSSESDVSRKREETDEKPLLLHFHNHQMKDGGVQTSSLAGQMAAKVGGGAETIKNLDLDPNEKASDSSEFEVSGEDEDDVNLDSELSDSGPETGNRDHGCNENKYSESDIKTVNKSFSCPVCGIRFLHKWSLQEHVRETSHSAVKSSECLVNTKCEKERQRGGSCRKVQKEPKSFRCDDYGKRFSLKSSLTPHMKAHTGQKPFACELCGQRFSHKHNLNKHMKVHTGEKPFACELCGYRCTQKANLNTHMKVHTGEKPFACELCGYRCTHKASLNTHMRVHRGEKPFACELCGYRCTQKAHLNRHMRVHRGEKPFACELCGYRCTQKVHLNTHMRVHTGEKPFACELCGYRCIEKASLNTHMRVHTGDKPFACELCGYRCTQKASLNTHMRVHTGDKPFACELCGYRCTKKSDLNTHMKVHTGEKPFACELCGYRCTQKSSLNTHMRVHTGEKPFACELCGKRFCRKHNLNTHIRVHTGEKPFACELCGKRFCRKHNLNTHSRVHTGEMPFACELCAYRCTQKASLNTHMRVHTGEKPLPVSCVDVDLAERQI; from the exons atgttccacagcttgtgctggttaaagaagaagctcctgaagaacagagtgctggtgtggaccagcaggacccagaacacctccacataaaggaggaacaggaggagctctggaccagtctggagggagagcatctctgtttgaaggaggagactgaagctgtcgggtttcctgttactgctgtttctataaagagtgaggatgatgaagagaaacctctggtctcacagcttcatcagcagcaaatagaagacagagatgttccaaccagcagctcagctgaccagatggcagcagaaactggtggaggagcaggaactagcaggaacccagatctgaaccctcatgaacaaacatctgattcttcagagactgaagttagtggagatgatgaagatgatgatgatgatgatggtgtgaatctggactctgagctgtcagactctgggtctgaaactggagatgaagatgatgactggaatgagagcaggtcttctgagtcagatg TTTCAAGGAAGAGAGAAGAGACGgatgagaaacctctgctcttacatttccacaaccatcaaatgaaagacggaggtgtccaaaccagcagcttggctgggcagatggcagcaaaagttggtggaggagcagaaactatcaAGAACCTAGATCTGGACCCTAATGAAAAGGCATCCGATTCATCAGAGTttgaagttagtggagaagatgaagatgatgtgaatctagactctgagctttcagactctgggcctgaaactggaaacagagaccatggctgtaatgagaacaagtattcggagtcagatattaagaccgtcaacaaatcatttagctgccctgtgtgtggtatacggttcctccacaagtggtctcttcaggaacatgtgagagagacaagtcattcagcagtgAAGTCTTCAGAGTGTTTGGTTAATACAAAATGTGAGAAAGAGAGGCAACGTGGAGGCTCATGCAGAAAAGTCCAGAAAGAACCAAAATCATTTCGTTGTGATGACTATGGGAAAAGATTTAGCCTAAAGTCCAGTTTAACCCCTCATATGAAAGCCCACACcgggcagaagccttttgcctgtgagctctgtgggcaaagatttagccataaacataatttaaacaaacacatgaaagtccacacaggagagaagccttttgcctgtgagctctgtggatacagatgtacccaaaaggcaaatttaaacacacacatgaaagtccacacaggagagaagccttttgcctgtgagctctgtggatacagatgtacccataaggcaagtttaaacacacacatgagagtccacagaggagagaagccttttgcctgtgagctctgtggatacagatgtacccaaaaggcacatttaaacagacacatgagagtccacagaggagagaagccttttgcctgtgagctctgtggatacagatgtacccaaaaggtgcATTTAaatacacacatgagagtccacactggagagaagccttttgcctgtgagctctgtggatacagatgtatcgaaaaggcaagtttaaacacacacatgagagtccacacaggagataagccttttgcatgtgagctctgtggatacagatgtactcaaaaggcaagtttaaacacacacatgagagtccacacaggagataagccttttgcctgtgagctctgtggatacagatgtaccaaaaAATCAGATTTAAACACGCACATGAAAGTccatacaggagagaagccttttgcctgtgagctctgtggatacagatgtacccaaaagtcaagtttaaacacacacatgagagtccacacaggagagaagccttttgcctgtgagctctgtgggaaaagattttgccgtaaacataatttaaacacacacattagagtccacacaggagagaagccttttgcctgtgagctctgtgggaaaagattttgccgtaaacataatttaaacacacacagtagagtccacacaggagagatgccttttgcctgtgagctctgtgcatacagatgtacccaaaaggcaagtttaaacacacacatgagagtccacacaggagagaagcctttgcctgtgagctgtgtggacgtAGATTTAGCggaaagacaaatttaa